The following nucleotide sequence is from Euzebyales bacterium.
CCGCCAGGAGGTCGCCTCATGACGCAGCTGCTGTATGCCTTCGCCGACGGTGCGATCGTCGCGAAGCGCAACCTGATCAAGATCAAGCGCGTGCCCGATCTGATCGTCTTCACGACCCTGTCGCCGATCATGTTCGTGCTGCTGTTCGGCTACGTCTTCGGCAGCGCGATCGACGTGCCGGGCGGGGTCAGCTATCGCGAGTTCCTGATGGCGGGCATCTTCGCGCAGACGGTCATCTTCGGCTCGACCATCACCGGTGCAGGGCTCGCCGAGGACATGCAGAAGGGCATCATCGACCGGTTCCGCTCGCTGCCGATGTCACGCTCGGCGGTGCTCCTCGGCCGCACCGCCAGCGACATCGTCAACAACATCATCGTGGTCGCCGTGATGTCGGTGACCGGGCTGGCGATCGGCTGGCGGATCCACACGTCGGTCCTCGAGGCGCTCGCAGGCTTCGCGCTCCTGCTGCTGTTCGCCTACGCCATCTCGTGGATGATGGCGTGGGTGGGGCTGCTGGTCCCGAGCCCCGAGGTCGTCAACAACGCGTCGTTCATCACGATCTTCCCGCTGACCTTCATCGCGAACACGTTCGTGCCGGTCGACGGGTTCCCGACCGTGCTGCGGACGTTCGCCTACTGGAACCCGGTGTCGGCGGTCGTCCAGGCGACCCGTGAGCTGTTCGGCAACACCAACCCGGCGTTCCCTCCGCCCGACGTGTGGCCGCTGCAGCATCCCGTCCTCTACAGCCTGCTGTGGGTGGTCATCATCCTTGCCGTGTTCGTGCCGCTCGCGGTGCGCCAGTACAAGCGGGCCGCCAGCCGCTGACAGGGCAGCGATGGCGTGCAGCGCCTGGACGCGTCAGCCCTGCCGAGTGGGAGGGTCTTCGACATCGCGGGGTTCCTGGACCGCCACCAGATGACCAACGACCGATTGTGCGAGCGTTCGGGTCGTCGACGCGCTGGCCGTTCCCATCGCAGGGGCGCGCGGACTTCCCAACGCCTCCTCGCGCACAAGCGGAACGGCGTTGTGCTCGGTGGTGGCGGAAGGTGGCCGCGGCTCCATCGACTCGGCCGTCGGGCGTCCGGTCAGTGGGTCACCAGCCGAGGACGGTATCGACCACGGCGATCGCGATGTCATGCAGCTTGCGGTTCTCGTGTTGCGACGCAGTGACGAGCGTTTCGAACGCTACGTCCGCGTTCACGCCGCGGCTCGCCATGAGGATGCCCTTGGCCTGTTCGATGACTGCGCGGGAGTCGAGTGCTCGACGCAGTTGCGCGGCGAGCTCGACGGCGGCTTCGTGAGTTTCGAGGTTGGCCAATGCCACGCCGGCCTGGCCGGCGTAGAGCTCGGCGACCGAGAAGTCCTCCGCGGAGAACGGCGCCGGCGTACGGG
It contains:
- a CDS encoding ABC transporter permease, translating into MTQLLYAFADGAIVAKRNLIKIKRVPDLIVFTTLSPIMFVLLFGYVFGSAIDVPGGVSYREFLMAGIFAQTVIFGSTITGAGLAEDMQKGIIDRFRSLPMSRSAVLLGRTASDIVNNIIVVAVMSVTGLAIGWRIHTSVLEALAGFALLLLFAYAISWMMAWVGLLVPSPEVVNNASFITIFPLTFIANTFVPVDGFPTVLRTFAYWNPVSAVVQATRELFGNTNPAFPPPDVWPLQHPVLYSLLWVVIILAVFVPLAVRQYKRAASR
- a CDS encoding ANTAR domain-containing protein, whose amino-acid sequence is RTPAPFSAEDFSVAELYAGQAGVALANLETHEAAVELAAQLRRALDSRAVIEQAKGILMASRGVNADVAFETLVTASQHENRKLHDIAIAVVDTVLGW